In Pseudoalteromonas sp. MM1, a single window of DNA contains:
- a CDS encoding cold shock domain-containing protein, translating into MNKGLLKAWNDEKGFGFIKSDTQAHDTFIHISALKHMSRKPKVGDTIYFEVAKQPDGKSKAVNCRIEGVAALKVTHKKSNHHRFAKSNFTDSFLGKVVSMSIIAVLGFIAVNKYNHYKSNEQFNSQTPVITNADLASFDDQYPKIVIPQNSQNFTCDGRQHCSQMTSRAEAVFFINNCPNTKMDGDRDGDPCENDTRFQDEW; encoded by the coding sequence ATGAACAAAGGATTGTTAAAAGCGTGGAATGACGAAAAGGGCTTTGGTTTTATTAAATCAGACACCCAAGCGCACGACACCTTTATACACATTTCAGCGCTCAAACACATGAGCCGCAAGCCCAAAGTGGGCGACACTATTTATTTTGAAGTAGCTAAACAGCCCGATGGTAAATCAAAAGCCGTTAATTGCCGCATAGAAGGCGTAGCTGCGCTTAAAGTTACACATAAAAAATCAAACCATCATCGTTTTGCGAAATCTAATTTTACCGACAGCTTTTTAGGCAAAGTCGTCTCAATGAGTATTATTGCCGTGCTTGGCTTTATCGCAGTAAATAAATACAACCATTATAAAAGTAACGAGCAATTTAATAGCCAAACACCTGTTATTACCAACGCCGATTTAGCCAGCTTTGATGATCAATATCCAAAAATCGTGATCCCTCAAAACTCACAAAACTTTACCTGCGACGGCAGGCAGCACTGTAGCCAAATGACTTCACGTGCAGAGGCGGTATTTTTTATAAATAACTGCCCAAATACAAAAATGGATGGCGATAGAGATGGTGACCCGTGTGAGAACGATACCAGGTTCCAAGATGAGTGGTAA
- a CDS encoding permease — MNTDKMMVALDEFIHVGGGLILIIAAVSILTGLIREFVPQDTLQAKLTKHDKWGSLLGASFGMLTPFCSAAVVPVTMGMATMGTSLGTILSFLISAPLCNFIVLAMIYAAFGFKVTAIYLALTFSAAVIGGWLISKSPWKNEVRRRDELELATNGKSCSSNCSTDSAAILHTTNSDKFKNVLKFAVSLFKRIIPYVLLGALISGLSAAYLPAELVEKYIGGGDLSSIIIAALIGIPLYLRIEMAIPLLNVLILKGMGMGPALALIIGGTGASLPEIALVSSVLKRKAVLAFVLIILTTAVTGGVIFQYII; from the coding sequence GTGAATACAGATAAAATGATGGTTGCACTGGATGAATTTATTCATGTTGGTGGAGGCTTAATATTAATTATTGCTGCTGTTTCAATTTTGACAGGATTGATCAGAGAGTTTGTGCCGCAGGACACACTTCAAGCTAAATTAACAAAGCATGATAAGTGGGGCTCACTGTTAGGAGCTAGTTTTGGTATGTTAACCCCTTTTTGTAGCGCTGCTGTAGTGCCTGTAACCATGGGCATGGCTACTATGGGTACATCGCTAGGTACTATTTTAAGCTTTTTAATTTCAGCCCCTTTATGTAACTTTATTGTACTTGCAATGATATATGCTGCATTTGGTTTTAAAGTGACTGCTATATATTTAGCACTAACCTTTAGTGCTGCTGTTATAGGTGGATGGCTAATATCTAAATCACCTTGGAAAAATGAAGTAAGACGTCGTGATGAATTAGAGCTGGCTACAAACGGCAAAAGCTGCAGTTCAAACTGCAGTACAGATAGTGCCGCAATATTGCACACTACGAATTCTGATAAGTTTAAAAATGTTTTAAAATTTGCTGTATCTTTATTTAAAAGAATTATTCCGTATGTGTTGTTAGGTGCATTAATTAGTGGTTTGTCGGCAGCATATTTACCAGCTGAATTAGTTGAAAAATACATAGGTGGCGGAGATTTAAGTTCCATTATTATTGCTGCGCTTATTGGTATTCCGCTTTATTTGAGAATAGAAATGGCTATCCCGCTTTTAAATGTGCTGATTTTAAAAGGTATGGGTATGGGTCCTGCTTTAGCACTTATTATTGGTGGTACAGGTGCGAGTTTACCTGAAATTGCTTTAGTTTCTTCGGTATTAAAAAGAAAGGCTGTATTAGCATTTGTATTAATTATTTTAACTACTGCAGTAACAGGCGGTGTCATTTTTCAATACATTATTTAA
- a CDS encoding metalloregulator ArsR/SmtB family transcription factor produces the protein MDEMYIDALKALSDPTRLRLFWLVVDAGQRINVAEAMDIIGDTQYNVSRNLKMLHKAGLLTLEKKGKWVYYTLKEQSAPHCQALVNSVKFLPKETFSDVTTRCMMRLSMRVNGECVIGANSEQWLAALKAETSTK, from the coding sequence ATGGATGAAATGTATATTGATGCGCTTAAGGCGTTATCAGATCCTACCCGTTTAAGATTATTTTGGTTAGTTGTTGATGCTGGCCAACGTATTAATGTTGCTGAAGCAATGGATATTATTGGTGATACCCAATATAACGTTTCTCGAAATCTTAAAATGCTTCATAAAGCAGGTTTACTTACTTTAGAAAAAAAAGGAAAGTGGGTTTACTATACACTTAAAGAGCAAAGCGCCCCGCACTGCCAAGCTTTAGTAAACTCTGTAAAGTTTTTACCTAAAGAAACGTTTTCTGATGTTACAACTCGCTGCATGATGCGTTTATCAATGCGTGTAAATGGAGAGTGTGTTATTGGCGCCAATAGTGAACAGTGGTTAGCGGCATTAAAAGCTGAAACATCAACAAAATAA
- a CDS encoding trimeric intracellular cation channel family protein, which yields MLLTVVYIIGITAEAMTGALSAGRMKMDWFGVVLVASATAIGGGSVRDILLGNYPLTWVQHPEYLLITCVAGIVTTWLAKWVVKFKGIFMRLDALGLAAFSIIGCQVGLNMGLHYGICAVAAVVTGVFGGLLRDLICRQAPLVLHNELYASVSLLVACLYLALHHYNIDDNISIIVSLVAGYLIRMASIRFKWRLPTFSLLEQHAK from the coding sequence ATGTTACTAACCGTTGTTTATATTATTGGTATTACCGCAGAAGCCATGACCGGCGCACTTAGCGCAGGTAGAATGAAAATGGATTGGTTTGGTGTTGTACTGGTTGCCAGTGCTACGGCAATTGGGGGTGGCAGCGTGCGCGATATTTTACTAGGCAATTACCCACTTACCTGGGTTCAGCACCCAGAGTATTTATTAATTACTTGCGTAGCAGGCATTGTGACTACCTGGCTTGCTAAGTGGGTGGTTAAATTTAAAGGCATTTTTATGCGCTTAGATGCGCTGGGCCTTGCGGCATTTAGTATTATTGGTTGCCAAGTTGGGCTAAATATGGGGCTGCATTATGGTATTTGTGCAGTGGCTGCAGTTGTAACCGGTGTTTTTGGTGGCTTACTGCGAGATTTAATATGTCGCCAAGCGCCGCTTGTATTACATAACGAGCTATACGCGAGTGTATCGTTACTGGTTGCTTGCTTATATTTAGCGCTGCACCATTACAATATTGATGACAACATCAGCATTATTGTAAGCCTTGTTGCAGGCTATTTAATACGTATGGCGTCAATACGCTTTAAATGGCGCTTACCTACCTTTAGTTTATTAGAGCAGCACGCTAAATAA
- a CDS encoding DUF421 domain-containing protein, with amino-acid sequence MFFDDMQGLLRVLIIGVLSYIVLVFWLRVSGKRTLSKWNVFDFIVTIALGSILASVIITKSVALLEGMLAFIVLIGLQYVITWLSVRSSKFASLIKAEPTLLLSNGEYCTAALKSQRVTKSEIRAAIRGAGILAIEDVAAVVLETDGSFSVLKQNNSNLKTALSDVSGH; translated from the coding sequence ATGTTTTTTGATGATATGCAGGGTTTACTACGCGTACTTATTATTGGTGTACTGAGTTATATCGTGCTGGTGTTTTGGCTGCGTGTATCGGGTAAGCGTACGCTATCTAAATGGAACGTGTTCGACTTTATAGTCACCATTGCGCTGGGCTCTATTTTAGCCTCGGTGATCATTACAAAAAGTGTCGCGCTGCTAGAGGGCATGCTCGCGTTTATTGTGTTAATAGGGCTGCAATATGTTATTACGTGGCTAAGTGTGCGCTCATCTAAATTTGCTTCGCTTATAAAAGCAGAGCCTACGCTATTGCTGAGTAATGGTGAATACTGCACGGCGGCACTTAAATCGCAGCGGGTAACTAAATCAGAAATTCGCGCCGCCATTCGTGGCGCGGGTATATTAGCCATAGAAGATGTAGCCGCCGTAGTGCTAGAAACCGACGGCAGTTTTAGCGTACTTAAGCAAAATAATAGCAACTTAAAAACCGCGCTGAGCGATGTAAGTGGGCATTAA
- the gloA gene encoding lactoylglutathione lyase — protein MSSYNESPEQIEQATKGYVMQQTMLRIKDPKPSLEFYQNVLGMKLLGKYDFPEMKFTLYFLGYEPEQPEGDDKTKAKWVFGRPALIELTHNWGTEDDDSFEGYHSGNQEPKGFGHIGISVPDVYAASERFEKYDVEFVKKPDDGSMKGLAFIKDPDGYWIEILSPEGITDIIFDK, from the coding sequence ATGTCTAGCTATAACGAATCTCCAGAGCAAATTGAACAGGCCACTAAAGGCTATGTGATGCAACAAACTATGTTGCGTATTAAAGATCCCAAGCCGTCGCTCGAATTTTATCAAAATGTATTAGGTATGAAGCTATTAGGTAAGTATGACTTTCCTGAAATGAAGTTTACGTTGTACTTTTTAGGCTACGAGCCAGAGCAGCCAGAAGGTGATGATAAAACAAAAGCTAAATGGGTATTTGGTCGCCCTGCTTTAATAGAGCTTACCCATAACTGGGGCACAGAAGACGACGATAGCTTTGAGGGTTACCACAGCGGTAACCAAGAGCCTAAAGGCTTTGGTCACATTGGTATTAGCGTACCCGATGTATACGCAGCCAGTGAGCGTTTTGAAAAGTACGATGTAGAGTTTGTTAAAAAGCCAGACGATGGCTCAATGAAGGGCTTAGCCTTTATAAAAGACCCAGACGGCTACTGGATTGAAATACTCTCACCAGAGGGCATTACTGATATTATTTTTGATAAATAA
- the htpX gene encoding protease HtpX, protein MKRIFLFLLTNLAVMLVLGVVLSIIMSALGLSHRSLGGILLIASVFGFGGSFISLFMSKWIAKKSTGAQVITQPRNETEHWLVQTVSAQAQKAGIKMPEVAIYDSPEMNAFATGPSKNKSLVAVSTGLLHNMNQDQAEAVLAHEVSHVANGDMVTLTLIQGVVNTFVIFAAKVLAGIVDNFLNGDEEEGGSSWSYFLFDMLFQVVFGVLASIVVASYSRKREFAADSGAAKLVGADKMRSALERLKQNHPSQLQGSMMAFGIASGKGMAELFSSHPPLDARIDALRK, encoded by the coding sequence ATGAAACGTATATTTTTGTTTTTATTAACTAACCTAGCGGTTATGTTGGTATTAGGTGTAGTGCTTTCAATAATAATGAGCGCGCTGGGTTTAAGCCATCGTAGCCTTGGCGGGATATTACTTATAGCCTCTGTATTTGGCTTTGGTGGTTCGTTTATTTCGTTATTTATGTCTAAGTGGATTGCTAAAAAATCAACGGGCGCACAGGTGATTACTCAACCACGCAATGAAACCGAGCACTGGCTTGTACAAACCGTATCGGCTCAAGCACAAAAAGCAGGTATAAAAATGCCTGAAGTAGCAATTTACGACAGCCCAGAAATGAACGCCTTTGCAACCGGCCCAAGTAAAAACAAATCACTGGTGGCGGTAAGCACTGGTTTATTACATAACATGAATCAAGACCAAGCCGAGGCCGTACTTGCCCACGAAGTATCGCACGTAGCTAACGGCGATATGGTAACGCTTACGCTAATACAAGGCGTGGTAAATACCTTTGTAATATTTGCCGCAAAAGTACTGGCAGGCATAGTTGATAACTTTTTAAATGGCGATGAAGAAGAGGGCGGTAGTAGCTGGTCTTACTTTTTATTCGACATGCTATTCCAAGTGGTATTTGGTGTGCTTGCAAGCATAGTGGTAGCAAGTTACAGCCGTAAGCGTGAATTTGCAGCCGACAGCGGCGCAGCTAAATTGGTAGGTGCAGACAAAATGCGTTCAGCCCTTGAGCGATTAAAGCAAAACCACCCATCGCAATTACAAGGCTCTATGATGGCCTTTGGTATAGCAAGTGGTAAAGGTATGGCTGAGCTGTTTTCATCTCACCCACCGCTTGATGCCCGAATAGACGCCCTGCGTAAATAA
- a CDS encoding FAD-dependent oxidoreductase: MTHPYINRFNQTTQVTGETEVKPSTQHKTHVGILGGGTAGATIAIRLAALGIQTTIFEQKTSLIDGPPMCHLHAGGNLYREIPDEDCIDLLKQCIDIVRLYPYTIDVRPTVFAVPTRDNDLPEDLLPRLDKLTQVYKALVAQDSNNEVLGEPDNYYQLYSYEQMLALNKKEQVAEPKTLDEWMIPVAKHLNLNKVKYPLIVAQEYGWNIFRLSASAQLALAQYEHANVLTSTEVKQVSQIEQTSANNQPPTWKIEYQSVQSNAIQTIEVDYLINACGFQTGIVDDMVGVDAKRMVEFKASYITHWQGAGGQIPEIIIYGNRGTPEGMAQLTPYPNGYYQIHGMTNSITLFNDGLADTNEQSAQPQLPAKYLNYINNGWDQQVLLERSQKAIDYVAEFVPAFKSANTQNNALFGGQQIPGEDDTLRVADVSLYSHISYARAENVKASSTLIAADEIVAEFTKLGLISNDTHINQHRTHHQWTYLAKHNHDDITKVAQLLAKERGFPTDMATVNNCIKSNGKPCN, from the coding sequence ATGACGCACCCATATATTAATCGCTTTAATCAAACTACACAGGTAACGGGTGAAACCGAGGTAAAGCCAAGTACTCAGCATAAAACCCATGTAGGTATTTTAGGTGGCGGCACAGCAGGGGCAACAATAGCTATACGATTAGCAGCGCTAGGCATTCAAACCACTATTTTTGAGCAAAAAACCTCACTGATAGATGGCCCACCCATGTGCCATTTGCATGCCGGTGGTAATTTATACCGCGAAATACCGGACGAAGACTGCATAGATTTACTCAAACAATGTATTGATATTGTTCGCTTATACCCATACACCATAGACGTGCGTCCAACCGTGTTTGCAGTGCCAACACGCGATAACGACTTACCTGAAGACTTACTACCACGCCTAGATAAGCTTACCCAAGTATATAAAGCGTTAGTCGCGCAAGACAGCAATAACGAGGTACTTGGCGAGCCCGACAATTACTACCAGCTATATAGTTATGAGCAAATGCTAGCGCTGAATAAAAAAGAACAGGTTGCTGAGCCTAAAACATTAGATGAGTGGATGATCCCCGTTGCTAAGCACTTAAATTTGAACAAAGTAAAATACCCGCTAATTGTTGCACAAGAATACGGTTGGAATATTTTTAGATTATCGGCCAGCGCCCAACTTGCCCTTGCCCAGTACGAACACGCTAATGTACTTACCAGCACAGAGGTAAAGCAGGTTAGCCAAATTGAGCAAACCAGTGCCAATAATCAACCGCCAACCTGGAAAATTGAATACCAAAGTGTTCAAAGTAACGCCATACAAACAATAGAAGTTGACTACCTAATAAATGCCTGCGGCTTTCAAACCGGTATTGTAGACGATATGGTAGGGGTTGATGCAAAACGTATGGTTGAATTTAAAGCTTCATACATTACTCATTGGCAGGGCGCTGGTGGGCAAATACCGGAAATTATTATTTATGGTAACCGTGGTACTCCAGAGGGCATGGCACAGCTAACGCCTTATCCTAATGGCTATTATCAAATTCATGGTATGACTAACTCAATTACCTTGTTTAACGATGGTTTAGCCGATACCAACGAGCAAAGTGCACAGCCGCAATTGCCAGCTAAATATTTAAATTACATAAACAATGGGTGGGATCAGCAGGTATTACTTGAGCGTAGTCAAAAAGCCATTGATTATGTAGCTGAGTTTGTTCCGGCATTTAAAAGTGCCAACACGCAAAACAATGCTTTATTTGGTGGCCAGCAAATCCCAGGCGAAGATGACACCTTGCGCGTTGCAGATGTTAGTTTATATTCGCATATTAGCTACGCACGAGCCGAAAACGTAAAAGCGTCATCCACCTTAATCGCAGCCGATGAAATAGTGGCTGAATTTACTAAACTTGGCTTAATAAGCAACGATACGCACATTAATCAGCACCGTACTCATCACCAGTGGACATATCTTGCCAAGCACAACCATGACGATATAACCAAGGTGGCACAATTACTTGCAAAAGAGCGTGGTTTTCCTACAGATATGGCAACGGTTAATAATTGCATTAAAAGTAATGGAAAACCCTGCAACTAG
- the bioD gene encoding dethiobiotin synthase — protein MKEFFITGTDTDAGKTHVTSLLLKLLAQHKKNAIGFKPLAAGCEMAFDQLVNADALMLMESATVSAKYDVINPFAFAPPIAPHIAAEQVGITITLDKLSAAYSTLKQQGADYHLTEGAGGWALPINNTDYLYDWVKAEQLPVILVVGMKLGCLNHALLTAAHMQSLGINCVGWIANQVDPNMDEYQANLDSLKARLPFPILAISPYSEQTPKLQIYKTLLNTLNIQS, from the coding sequence ATGAAAGAATTTTTTATTACCGGAACCGACACCGACGCCGGAAAAACCCACGTTACGAGTTTGCTATTAAAGCTGCTTGCCCAACATAAAAAAAATGCGATTGGCTTTAAGCCACTGGCCGCAGGCTGCGAAATGGCGTTTGATCAGCTAGTAAATGCCGATGCACTTATGCTGATGGAAAGCGCCACGGTAAGTGCCAAATACGATGTAATAAACCCCTTTGCTTTTGCGCCGCCCATTGCACCGCATATCGCCGCAGAGCAAGTAGGGATAACCATTACGCTTGATAAACTAAGCGCAGCGTACTCCACCCTTAAACAACAAGGAGCCGATTACCACCTAACCGAAGGTGCTGGTGGCTGGGCACTGCCAATAAATAATACCGATTATTTATACGACTGGGTTAAGGCCGAGCAACTACCCGTAATTTTAGTAGTAGGCATGAAACTAGGCTGCTTAAACCATGCTTTACTCACCGCTGCCCATATGCAGAGTTTAGGCATTAACTGCGTAGGCTGGATTGCCAACCAAGTAGACCCAAATATGGACGAATACCAAGCTAACCTTGATTCATTAAAAGCACGCTTGCCATTTCCTATTTTGGCTATAAGTCCATACAGCGAGCAAACCCCTAAACTGCAAATATACAAAACCTTACTTAATACCCTCAATATACAAAGCTAA
- a CDS encoding methyltransferase domain-containing protein, with protein sequence MRAQALAHTHNKPVLDKKPVLSPINSVPQHSEQVCPRSALKKGACNKFSKAADNYNNHANVQKLAARDLFKLINIHPQDQNKLCVDLGAGPLVNTSRLNEQYGHVIAIDLSLNMLKSSLLTTPKICADMDNLPLQANSIDTVFSNFAVQWSANFEKLMQALYKSLKPGGQAYISTVVAGSLNEIQTAFAALDNRSHINTFNTHEHINQSVQKAGFSINSSQKVMYTDCYSSPLQAIKSIKAIGATTQNHANSRQGLLTKLALQKVCNAYPLLNNQACVSYHVVLLSLKKPITKT encoded by the coding sequence ATGAGAGCGCAGGCCTTAGCTCATACCCACAATAAGCCGGTTTTAGATAAAAAACCGGTGCTTTCGCCAATAAATAGTGTACCGCAACACAGTGAGCAAGTATGCCCTCGTTCAGCGCTTAAAAAAGGAGCATGCAATAAGTTTTCTAAAGCGGCTGATAATTACAACAACCATGCAAACGTACAAAAACTCGCAGCACGTGACCTATTTAAATTAATAAACATTCATCCACAAGACCAAAATAAACTGTGTGTAGATTTAGGGGCTGGGCCATTGGTTAATACTTCACGGCTAAACGAACAATACGGCCATGTAATCGCTATAGATTTAAGTTTAAACATGCTTAAAAGTTCGCTATTAACTACCCCCAAAATTTGTGCGGATATGGATAACCTGCCGCTACAAGCAAACAGTATTGATACCGTATTTAGTAACTTTGCAGTGCAGTGGTCGGCTAATTTTGAAAAATTAATGCAGGCGCTTTATAAAAGCTTAAAGCCAGGAGGGCAAGCCTATATAAGTACCGTAGTGGCGGGTTCGCTTAATGAAATACAAACTGCATTTGCAGCGCTTGATAACCGCAGCCATATAAATACTTTTAATACACACGAACATATAAACCAGTCGGTCCAAAAAGCGGGGTTTAGTATTAATAGCTCGCAAAAAGTAATGTATACCGATTGTTATTCAAGCCCGTTACAAGCTATTAAATCTATTAAAGCCATTGGTGCTACAACGCAAAACCATGCTAATTCACGACAAGGGTTATTAACTAAATTGGCTCTGCAAAAAGTGTGTAATGCATATCCGCTATTAAACAATCAAGCGTGTGTGTCGTACCATGTGGTATTATTATCCTTAAAAAAACCGATTACCAAAACATAA
- a CDS encoding 8-amino-7-oxononanoate synthase: MPFEFINTHIQARQQDALLRKRHVVQSATARTITVNNTTYLNFASNDYLGFGEYKLNLEQSQALGSHSSPLVTGYQAQQQQLEHYLCEQLGYEAGMLFNSGFSANSSVIKALFQDKAAAQNSAIFQDKLNHASLIDGAMHSNAALVRFNHNDLKHLRSRLEKSKAHNKLIISEGVFSMDGDIAPLKELLALAKEHNAWLMIDDAHGFGALGKTGLGSCEALLEEGFALPDILVITFGKAVASSGACVLANNQFINYMLQFNRDYTYSTAMSPLIAALTLSRLKAVKSANDKRQQLSSNIAFFKQLCKKHAIAVMESSTAIQPIVLGCAEQTLKAAEQLKKQGIWLTAIRPPTVAHNTARLRVTLTAAHTHTDISKLVEQLKGAIA; this comes from the coding sequence ATGCCATTTGAATTTATAAATACGCATATTCAAGCGCGCCAGCAAGATGCGTTATTACGTAAACGCCATGTGGTGCAAAGCGCCACAGCACGTACTATTACGGTAAATAACACAACTTACCTTAATTTTGCCAGTAATGACTACTTAGGCTTTGGCGAGTACAAATTAAACCTTGAGCAAAGCCAAGCACTTGGTAGCCATAGCTCGCCATTAGTTACAGGTTATCAAGCGCAGCAACAACAGCTAGAACACTACCTATGTGAGCAACTTGGCTACGAGGCAGGTATGTTGTTTAACTCGGGATTTAGTGCAAATAGCAGTGTAATTAAAGCGCTGTTTCAAGACAAAGCCGCCGCGCAAAACAGTGCTATTTTTCAAGATAAGCTAAATCATGCCAGCTTAATTGATGGTGCAATGCACTCAAATGCCGCATTAGTGCGTTTTAATCATAACGATTTAAAGCATTTGCGTTCGCGGCTCGAAAAGTCAAAAGCCCACAATAAGCTTATTATTAGTGAAGGGGTGTTTTCGATGGATGGCGATATCGCCCCTTTAAAAGAGCTGCTTGCTTTGGCAAAAGAGCATAATGCCTGGCTTATGATTGACGATGCACATGGTTTTGGCGCACTAGGTAAAACCGGTTTAGGTAGCTGTGAGGCTTTGTTAGAAGAGGGATTTGCACTTCCCGATATACTGGTGATTACCTTTGGAAAAGCAGTAGCGAGTAGTGGCGCATGTGTATTGGCAAATAACCAATTTATTAATTACATGCTACAGTTTAACCGCGACTACACGTATTCAACCGCAATGTCGCCGCTTATTGCAGCGCTTACGTTATCGCGTTTAAAAGCGGTTAAATCAGCCAACGATAAACGCCAGCAGCTTAGTAGTAATATTGCTTTTTTTAAGCAGCTTTGTAAAAAACACGCCATTGCTGTAATGGAGTCAAGCACTGCCATTCAGCCCATTGTACTTGGTTGCGCTGAGCAAACGCTTAAAGCCGCTGAGCAACTAAAAAAGCAGGGTATTTGGTTAACCGCTATTCGCCCACCCACGGTAGCGCATAATACCGCACGGCTACGTGTTACTTTAACCGCGGCGCATACCCATACAGATATAAGTAAACTTGTTGAACAGCTAAAAGGCGCTATAGCATGA
- the bioB gene encoding biotin synthase BioB: protein MEHAPVRHDWTHAQVKALFEMPFNDLLFKAASVHRANFNPNEVQISTLLSIKTGACPEDCKYCPQSGHYKTDLERERLLEVEKVVEQARLAKQKGATRFCMGAAWSDPKDRDMPYISKMVKEVKELGLETCMTLGKLTNEKAHELSNAGLDYYNHNLDTSPEYYEQIISTRTFEDRLNTIDHVRDAGMKVCSGGIVGMGEQASDRYGLLMQLANLPQQPESVPINMLVKVKGTPLENVDDLDHFEFIRTIATARIMMPHSYVRLSAGRSAMNEQMQSMCFFAGANSIFYGDKLLTTENPEADADMKLIKKLGMNPEKHQDYSDEAVAASLSSQVADKATSELFYEA, encoded by the coding sequence ATGGAACATGCACCTGTTCGCCACGATTGGACCCACGCTCAAGTAAAGGCATTATTTGAAATGCCATTTAACGATTTACTCTTTAAAGCCGCGTCGGTTCACCGTGCTAATTTTAATCCTAACGAAGTACAAATATCTACTTTACTATCAATTAAAACAGGGGCTTGCCCAGAGGATTGCAAATACTGTCCGCAATCGGGGCATTATAAAACCGACCTAGAACGCGAGCGCCTGCTAGAAGTAGAAAAAGTGGTAGAGCAAGCACGCCTAGCTAAACAAAAAGGCGCAACCCGCTTTTGTATGGGGGCAGCATGGTCAGATCCTAAAGACAGAGACATGCCTTATATTTCTAAAATGGTAAAAGAAGTAAAAGAACTTGGCCTAGAAACCTGTATGACCCTTGGAAAACTCACCAACGAAAAAGCACATGAACTCAGTAATGCCGGCCTTGATTACTACAATCATAACCTCGACACTTCGCCTGAGTATTACGAGCAAATTATATCTACGCGCACCTTTGAAGACAGATTAAACACCATAGATCATGTGCGTGATGCGGGCATGAAAGTGTGTTCAGGCGGTATTGTAGGCATGGGCGAGCAAGCAAGCGACCGATACGGTTTACTAATGCAGCTAGCAAATTTACCACAACAACCTGAAAGCGTACCTATTAATATGCTGGTAAAAGTAAAAGGCACACCGCTTGAAAACGTAGACGATTTAGATCATTTTGAATTTATACGTACCATTGCAACAGCCCGCATTATGATGCCACACAGCTACGTGCGTTTATCGGCAGGGCGCAGCGCCATGAACGAGCAAATGCAATCTATGTGTTTTTTTGCAGGGGCTAACTCAATATTTTATGGTGATAAGCTACTCACTACCGAAAACCCAGAGGCCGATGCCGATATGAAGCTCATAAAAAAATTAGGTATGAACCCTGAAAAACACCAAGACTATTCAGACGAAGCCGTAGCCGCCTCGCTTTCATCACAAGTAGCTGATAAAGCAACGTCAGAACTGTTTTACGAAGCTTAA